The following are encoded together in the Mesotoga sp. Brook.08.105.5.1 genome:
- a CDS encoding FAD-binding oxidoreductase, producing MIVKSRYKVVVIGGGVIGTAVAFYLAKNGVSDVVVLEKDYLSSGSTGRCGGGIRQQWSERMNVRLAMRSVEHFKRFESEVGFDIEYFQGGYLLLAYTEEEVLLFERNTKMQQEENLDVELLSKNEASSKFSFIDMSGVRAAAYCSSDGHANPHLTTFAYARAAERMGVEILTHTSAENIITEDGRIVAVQTSKGKIETEVVVNAAGGYSHEVGAMAGVELPTESYRHQIFVTEPLEHIMDPLVISFENNFYIRQTKAGNFIMGQGDKDELPGHNVTPTWKFLREMTEKMPKFFPFLRDVRVLRHWAGLYNMSPDAQPIIDRAVDIDNFYYAIGFSGHGFMLAPAVGEAVAEWIVHGEPRSVDISNLSLNRFQEGFTIEKNVV from the coding sequence ATGATAGTGAAGAGTAGGTACAAAGTTGTTGTTATCGGCGGAGGTGTAATCGGAACTGCAGTTGCCTTCTATCTTGCAAAAAATGGTGTGAGCGATGTTGTTGTTCTTGAAAAAGACTATCTTTCTTCAGGTTCTACTGGTCGGTGTGGCGGAGGCATAAGACAGCAATGGTCTGAGAGAATGAATGTGAGACTGGCAATGCGGAGTGTTGAGCATTTTAAGAGATTCGAAAGCGAAGTGGGGTTCGATATCGAATACTTTCAGGGAGGTTATCTTCTTCTGGCCTACACAGAAGAAGAGGTTTTGCTTTTCGAAAGAAACACCAAGATGCAACAGGAAGAGAATCTTGATGTTGAGCTCCTGTCAAAAAACGAAGCATCTTCGAAGTTCTCGTTTATCGACATGTCAGGTGTTAGAGCCGCCGCTTACTGTTCAAGTGATGGTCACGCAAATCCTCACCTGACAACGTTTGCATATGCTAGGGCCGCTGAGAGAATGGGGGTTGAGATCTTAACTCATACATCTGCAGAAAATATCATTACCGAAGATGGAAGAATTGTGGCTGTGCAAACAAGCAAAGGTAAGATCGAAACAGAAGTTGTCGTTAACGCTGCCGGCGGATACTCCCATGAGGTGGGGGCGATGGCTGGAGTTGAGCTTCCTACTGAGTCCTATAGACACCAGATCTTCGTAACGGAGCCTCTAGAGCATATTATGGATCCGCTGGTCATAAGTTTCGAGAATAACTTCTACATAAGACAGACAAAGGCGGGAAACTTCATCATGGGGCAGGGTGACAAGGACGAACTCCCTGGACATAATGTTACCCCAACTTGGAAGTTCCTAAGAGAAATGACCGAGAAGATGCCTAAATTCTTTCCATTCCTACGCGACGTTAGAGTATTGAGACACTGGGCAGGTCTCTATAACATGTCTCCCGATGCTCAACCCATCATCGATCGCGCCGTCGATATTGATAACTTCTACTATGCAATTGGGTTCTCCGGTCACGGATTCATGTTAGCACCGGCTGTTGGAGAGGCTGTCGCCGAATGGATAGTACATGGAGAACCGAGAAGCGTTGACATTTCAAACCTGAGCCTAAATAGATTCCAGGAAGGCTTTACAATAGAAAAAAACGTAGTATAG
- a CDS encoding FAD-dependent oxidoreductase, producing MNNLDLLVVGGGPAGLSGALEAARSGLSVLLVDEAVSTGGQLIKQTHKFFGNEGFFASVRGYEIADRLNEELNSFENARILTEHSVIAIYPDGVPVVDMKRDTTEVLMPKKILLASGASEKFLQFENNDLPGVYGAGAVQTLMNQFGILPGTNVLMIGSGNIGLIVSYQLMQAGAEVKAIIEASDKIGGYQVHADKVKRLGIPVNLRHTISRAIGKDSVKGAVVSELDERWRPIPGTEREFVVDTICIAVGLSPSIELAAQAGCVIEYIQELGGYVPLRNDDMRTSIPDLFVAGDVSGIEEATTAMIEGRIAGLTIVEDLTGRCDQERLNYLKETLRKFRSGPSSSKTRSGIRKLGGKVEEASFSERIECDFDSYKGKLRPIIECFEPIPCNPCETSCPVGAIRVGENINSIPTIDYSRCTGCSICATKCPGLAIFMFRENKDGTSSIGIPYEFLPLPVKGQYVSALGRNGEVICTAEVERVARSPNKTNLVYIIVPSEVAQGVRNIFVPSQEAETIVCRCEEVTVDQIRKAIKDGYKDFEELRRYLRISMGPCGGRTCRLNTLMILSRETGVPVEELAPGIFRPPSMPVSFKAIAETGVDDSEE from the coding sequence TTGAATAATCTCGATCTTCTTGTTGTAGGCGGTGGACCGGCCGGATTGTCTGGCGCATTAGAAGCAGCGAGAAGCGGTCTGTCGGTACTGCTGGTAGATGAAGCGGTTTCCACTGGAGGACAGCTCATCAAGCAGACACACAAGTTCTTTGGCAATGAGGGTTTCTTTGCGTCAGTTAGGGGATATGAGATAGCCGATAGATTGAACGAAGAGCTGAACTCATTCGAGAATGCCAGAATACTGACGGAGCACTCTGTCATCGCAATCTATCCCGACGGTGTCCCAGTAGTAGATATGAAAAGGGACACGACTGAAGTGTTAATGCCTAAGAAGATACTTCTAGCATCGGGCGCATCAGAGAAATTCCTGCAGTTCGAGAACAATGATCTACCAGGTGTATACGGAGCCGGTGCCGTCCAGACTCTCATGAACCAGTTCGGTATTCTTCCCGGCACGAATGTTCTGATGATCGGGTCGGGAAATATCGGCCTTATTGTCTCTTACCAGCTTATGCAGGCCGGTGCAGAGGTAAAAGCAATAATCGAGGCTTCTGACAAAATCGGGGGCTATCAGGTGCATGCCGACAAAGTGAAACGACTGGGTATCCCAGTAAATCTAAGGCACACAATCTCAAGAGCCATCGGAAAGGATTCAGTCAAAGGAGCTGTGGTTTCTGAGCTTGACGAGAGATGGAGACCGATTCCGGGAACAGAAAGAGAGTTCGTGGTCGATACCATATGCATCGCAGTGGGATTATCCCCATCGATAGAACTAGCTGCCCAAGCTGGTTGCGTGATTGAATACATACAGGAGTTAGGAGGTTATGTCCCTCTGAGAAATGATGACATGAGAACCTCAATACCCGACCTGTTCGTGGCTGGTGATGTTTCGGGAATAGAAGAGGCAACAACGGCAATGATAGAAGGAAGAATTGCTGGACTTACAATCGTTGAAGACTTAACTGGCAGATGTGATCAGGAACGGCTGAACTACTTGAAGGAAACATTAAGGAAGTTCCGCAGTGGTCCTTCTTCATCAAAGACGAGGTCCGGTATAAGAAAACTCGGAGGGAAAGTTGAGGAGGCTTCTTTCAGTGAAAGAATTGAATGTGACTTCGATAGCTACAAAGGAAAGTTGCGACCCATAATCGAGTGCTTTGAGCCGATCCCCTGTAATCCTTGCGAAACGAGTTGTCCGGTTGGAGCGATAAGAGTTGGAGAGAACATCAACTCTATTCCCACAATAGACTATTCCAGGTGTACTGGTTGTAGCATTTGCGCCACTAAGTGCCCAGGTCTTGCGATTTTTATGTTCAGAGAGAACAAAGACGGAACCTCATCGATCGGTATCCCCTACGAGTTTCTTCCCCTGCCCGTAAAGGGTCAGTATGTAAGTGCATTGGGAAGGAATGGGGAAGTGATATGTACGGCAGAGGTGGAAAGAGTAGCAAGGTCTCCAAACAAAACAAATCTTGTCTACATCATTGTTCCTTCGGAAGTTGCACAAGGAGTTAGAAACATTTTCGTGCCTTCACAAGAGGCAGAAACCATTGTATGCCGTTGTGAAGAAGTCACAGTAGATCAGATAAGAAAAGCGATAAAAGATGGGTATAAGGATTTCGAAGAACTGCGCAGGTACTTGAGAATAAGTATGGGACCCTGCGGAGGTAGGACGTGCAGACTAAATACTTTGATGATTCTGTCAAGGGAGACGGGAGTGCCTGTTGAAGAGCTTGCTCCAGGGATATTCAGACCACCTTCTATGCCTGTAAGCTTCAAAGCAATAGCTGAAACTGGGGTTGATGATAGTGAAGAGTAG
- a CDS encoding (2Fe-2S)-binding protein — protein MERITEHPLLSFERSEKITFFFEGRELLAYLGESIAAALHANGIRNLRYSPKKNRPQGLFCAIGKCSSCLMEVDGKPNVRTCITPVRPGMKVRRQSGKGEIIE, from the coding sequence TTGGAGAGAATTACTGAGCATCCATTGCTTTCGTTTGAGCGCAGCGAGAAGATCACTTTCTTTTTCGAAGGGAGAGAGCTTTTGGCGTATTTGGGTGAGTCCATTGCGGCTGCTCTACATGCAAATGGTATAAGAAATCTGCGATACAGCCCCAAGAAAAACCGCCCTCAAGGGCTTTTCTGCGCAATAGGAAAGTGTTCTTCCTGCTTAATGGAAGTAGATGGAAAACCAAATGTTCGCACTTGCATAACTCCGGTGAGACCCGGAATGAAAGTTAGAAGGCAGTCAGGCAAGGGTGAGATCATTGAATAA